One genomic region from Cetobacterium somerae encodes:
- a CDS encoding sirohydrochlorin cobaltochelatase — MKKLLLSLFCLSTALLLAHGEEAFEDAEFYTGGKSAVVMTHFGTTHSDTRAKTIDAINQKAIKAFDGKADVFEAYTSRIVTKRVAANEGIKKYSPSEVLASLKKQGYKNVIIQPTNVIDGVEMESIKKEAQFHTKDFNNLRVGDALLSDPHHYKDTINAVMKTVGPLNKKEAVVLVGHGTYNSATSAYAMFDYMAKDMEKPIYVGTVEGYPTFETVVKQLKKDKKKEIVLMPMMFVAGDHAKNDIAGEWKENLEKAGFKVKVKLIPLGEIPEIQDMFVGNAKFLEKHKSIDIIDKKAGYAKSKDL, encoded by the coding sequence ATGAAAAAATTATTATTATCATTATTTTGTTTATCTACTGCTTTATTATTAGCTCATGGAGAAGAAGCTTTTGAAGATGCTGAGTTTTATACTGGTGGGAAAAGTGCAGTTGTCATGACACACTTTGGAACAACTCATTCAGACACTAGAGCTAAAACTATTGATGCAATTAACCAAAAAGCTATAAAAGCTTTTGATGGAAAAGCAGATGTATTTGAAGCATATACATCTAGAATTGTTACTAAGAGAGTGGCAGCAAATGAGGGAATAAAAAAATATAGTCCAAGCGAAGTTTTAGCATCTCTAAAAAAACAAGGATATAAGAATGTAATTATTCAACCAACAAATGTAATTGATGGTGTAGAAATGGAATCAATAAAAAAAGAAGCTCAATTTCATACAAAAGATTTTAATAATTTAAGAGTTGGAGATGCTTTATTAAGTGATCCTCATCATTATAAAGATACAATTAATGCTGTTATGAAGACAGTAGGACCTTTAAATAAAAAAGAAGCTGTAGTTTTAGTAGGACACGGAACATATAATTCAGCAACATCAGCTTATGCAATGTTTGATTATATGGCTAAAGATATGGAGAAACCAATTTATGTTGGAACTGTTGAAGGATATCCAACTTTTGAAACTGTAGTAAAACAACTTAAAAAGGATAAGAAAAAAGAGATTGTTTTGATGCCAATGATGTTTGTTGCGGGAGACCATGCTAAAAATGATATCGCAGGAGAATGGAAAGAAAATTTAGAAAAGGCAGGATTTAAAGTTAAGGTTAAACTTATTCCTCTTGGTGAAATTCCTGAAATTCAAGATATGTTTGTTGGAAATGCAAAGTTTCTTGAAAAACATAAAAGTATAGATATCATAGATAAAAAAGCAGGATACGCAAAAAGTAAAGATTTATAA
- a CDS encoding ATP synthase subunit I, translating into MIIAFIGGIILGFLFFYSLNFGIDESKKFKNPSLFIFVTSILRIFLLLAGFYYLAQNSGHRFFAALIGAILSRIYIVYFYKNKKK; encoded by the coding sequence ATGATTATTGCATTTATAGGTGGAATTATTTTAGGTTTTTTATTTTTTTATAGTTTAAATTTTGGTATTGACGAAAGTAAAAAATTTAAAAATCCTTCATTATTTATTTTTGTGACTTCAATATTAAGAATTTTTCTTCTTTTAGCAGGATTTTATTATTTAGCTCAAAATAGTGGTCACAGATTTTTTGCTGCATTAATCGGAGCAATTTTATCAAGAATTTATATAGTTTATTTTTATAAAAATAAGAAAAAATAA